In Manis javanica isolate MJ-LG chromosome X, MJ_LKY, whole genome shotgun sequence, the DNA window ATACACAGAGCTGCAGGACACACTGAAAAGGGTACATGCTCTCACTCACTTAGGTTGTGATTGTCTTTCTTTTGTCGTTCCTTCAAAAGGGCCTTGGCCTCAGTCTCTGTAAAAGATAGGGGTGGTCAGGGCCTCCAGGCATGGGAAGGACATGTGCAGTGGCTAAGGTAGGGCGTGGGGGGTACAGGCAAGgaacagactttttaaaagcatgccaccctttattattttttaagaagccAGGGTGACAGGTTATTTGTTAAGCCCACAATGAGAGGAAGTGCAGTGAAAACAGGATTGTGGGCCATGTGGAAAATGAGAGTACACAGCCCATTTTCATCTGCTTAAACCCCTTCCCCAGAATCAGGCCCACCCAGATCTGGTAAACACAGGGCTCACCCCAGGGAACAGGTCAGATGCACAGGGCCAAGACCCTGACCCTTACCAGAAATCTCCCGTTTGATGTTGGGCAGCTCAGCTGGGCAGGAGTTGCTGACAGTGATGGCTGGTGTGGCCACGCCCTGACTACTGTACACATCAAGCAGATTCCCTGATACAGGCAGCTGGGGGCAAGTTAGGCAGAGAAACAATGGTTCGCAATGGACCCCAGGCTTGGCCCCTTCCCAGGCTTGGCCCCTTCTCAGAACCAGGCTCCTCACCCCCGACACACCCCAAAGACGGGTGCTTTCTTATCCTTCAATGGAATTTCACATGGTGACTCAACAAGGGGATCAAGTGGACCTACCCTGCTTTGCAGGGGGCCTGGAGCCTGTCTGGCCTGTCCATCATGCCTCTGTTGTCCCTCAAATCCCTCAGTGATCCCTGAAGGCCCTCTCTCAAATCCTAGGGCTGGCTCTGAGAAGAAATGCTGGAAAACCATCCTTCTTAGGTCTTTGTCAGCTCCAGTGCAACATTCCAGTCTGTTAGCCCCTCCTAAGCATGATGTTCCAACTCAGCATTCTTGGAACACTCCAACCCAATCTTCTCAGACCTTGGGAAACTGTCATAGCAACATTCCATCCAAAATCTGGCCTTCTGGAGCATTCCAACACAATCTCTAATCTTTTGCTATGATTGCATTGCACCACCTTACATTCATGGTCTCTGGCAGCAAGCTTCTGACTAGTATCTTTCTGCACATTCtaatttctcaggatttcttgTTTAACTCCTTAACAAACATTGTTTTTATGTCAgcctatatttttctctctcctttgcacTATCCTGGACATACCCTTAATGAATATACCCCACCTTTTAACGAATTTCTGTCTCTTAAAATTTCCGGCAACCTGCTAAATGTATCTAATATAAAGTCCCAATCTCTAGCTGTGTCCAAATCAATAAAAAGTTCTGATAAACTGGTATCACTTTTATACATGCTTCTATCCTCTTTATaagttggaaagaaagaaagctacAACCACTTGGTATGTCCAAAGTTAGTTAAAGGACTCTTGGAATGTTCCAGAACCAGAATGTTATCATTTATTGGTACATGCCTTGCTCTAGAATGTTTTATCCACCCTGTACAAGGACCCAGCCTCTTGGCATGGTTCACTGAAAAGAGATATGGTACATTCCAATCACTACAAGGTCCAACTATACCAAGTTTTGAGACTTTTGATAGGTTCCAATCATTGTATGATCTGGGTATGTTCCAATGACCTGAATCCCTTGGTATATTCAAACTGCTATAAAAGTCCCACTtccaggaggagaaaaacaagtaccatatgatttcacttatttgtgaagtataaaaagcaaaacagaaggaacaaaacaggattAGACTCACAGGCAATGAgagactagtgattaccaagggggagggaggtACTTTTGAACTACTGCGATgtacatttgattaaaaaaaaagagtcccaTTTCTTCGTCCCTCCCACAGTGATACACAGACGACCTTAGTATGCCCCAGTGTCTCCATGAGTCCCCACCCTGTATAAATCAAAATCTACAAAGTCTACCTCCTCAAGCAGTCCCACCTAAGGCCCCAGGGCACTGGTATGCCCCTTCTCATCATATGGCTTCCCCCTCTATCTTAGTATACTCCAAGGCAAGGGTCTCATATACAGCCAATCTGCTGTAGTTTCATTGACTGACTGATGCACTAATTTTCAGAAGACCAACCCTTCACCTCCCTCAGGGCCTCACCGTGCTGGGGAGCTGCAGCCCTGTTGTGCCTCCAGGCAGATAGCTGAGCATCTCATCATTGTAACTGGACTCGAGGCTGATGATCTCATCAATAACATCATCAATctggggaaataaataaatacggAAGACGGTTAGAAGAAGTTGGCGGGGGGAGCATGGGAGGGTTGTCTGCAGCCACTTACCTCCTTCTCTGAGCTGGACCCGATGGTGAGCAGCGCCATAGGGCTGTTGGGAGCACTGCCTGTGGGGCCAGTAGCATGGGCAGTCTCAGGGGCAGGGAGCGGCTGGGCACTAGCAGCCCCTGGAGGTGGGGTTAGGGCTTGGGAAGCCAGCTTGGGGCCAAGTGTGGTGGACAGGTACTGTTTCACCTGCTGCCGGCGCGCCTGCTGCAGATGGTAGCGCGTCGGGTTCTCCAGATGGGTCTGCACCTgtgggataagggggaaaaggatgGGAGGGGACAAGACAGAACAGGCCTCAGAGGGGTGACTGAGCACCAGCCTGACCCTCAGAAGTCATCTGTTCCTAGGCTGAGGCTGGCAAACCATACCCAAAATCCAAGAATGCCCTCCCAAAGTACTGGGAGTCTCCCCCAGGACCCAAACTCCCTTTCTCAGAAATCCCTCATAGCCCCCAAGATCCACCCATGGCTGATAGACTCCCTCTCAGTTTCTGGACCACCCTGTCACATTCCCCAAGACTCCCCCCAGGTCTCTGACATCACCTAGGAATACACATGGCGTCCCAAGTCACCCCAATGGCCAAAGAACTCCTAATGCACCAAACACACATGAAGCTCTTCTTACACAGCCACTTCACAGACTCCAGGGCCCACTCGAGACACGACCCTCCATGGTCCACCAAGACATCCTAAGGCCCCCAAGAAACCCTCACAGCTCCACAAGAACACCTTGGAAATCCTAAACACTACCACAGCCTATTTTAACAGGAACTGGGACCCTCCTTAGAGTCCCTAAGACCTAACCCAAAAGCCACCAAGGGCaccctcccagggcctctggaTGTCAACTTACCTTGAGCACCTCCCTGGGCACCTGAGCTGGGGGAGGACGTCCCAACGTGTGGCCCCCAGCAGAGACGCCAACCACAGAGATGGCAGGAGAGGCAGGtgcagggctggggaaggaagaggcTGCAGCCTGTTCACGACGTTCACGCCTCTCCTGCTCCTGGGCCTGGGCCCGCATTAGCTGCTGCCGCAGCAAGACCCGCGATGAAGATGACGACATGACAGGGGTCCTGGAGCCCCctgcagaagatgatgcagagTGTGTAGCTGGGGTGGCTGGGGTGGCCTGCAGTGGTATTGGGAGGCTGTGGAATGGGAAATATGGGGCCACAAGTAAGCTAAAGGTTCCTGTCCCAAGTCTAAGGACTCTTAGTATGATGGACAGACACAGGACCCAAGTCTGTTCTCTGCCCTCAGAGGCCACAACATGGAGGAGACGCCAGAACCAGACCTGGTTGTGTCCCTCAGAGGTCAGAGTCTGATGGGAGATACCCAGTCTCAGCCCTCAGGGATCACAGTCAGGTGGCAGAATTTTAGCTCTGACAGTCCTTATAATGAAGCCTGGATTTGGGCCTGTTCAAACGATTCAGCTCTGGGAGAGGGCTCATCCTACCTAAAGGAAAGCGAAAGGATGCCGAATTGAGGCTGTGGCAGTAGATGTGGATATAGGGGGCTCTTAAGCTCAATTTGGGTCTGGAGATGCTCTCTGAGCTCCTAGGAGTAGGCATCAGGCTACTGAGGCAGCTGCAGACCCTTCTTCCTCTCCTGCTTGGGCGTCTACTTGGAGGACCTAGTGAATCTTGAAAATCTCCGAGATTTCACAATCCTCTTTTCCCGCCCCTCTTCCAGGTCCCCTCCCGTCTCTCAGAGCCCAGGCCGATGACTCAGCAAATTTAGACTTCTAAGCTTGGAGAAAAAAGGCACCAGCAGGGCTTCCTCAAGGCTGGGGGTGGGTGAGTTTGTAGTCTGGGGAGCAAGCAGGCTTAGCAGGGGTGTGGATGTAGCTCCGCCCACCTGGGTGCTGAGTTTGAGCAGGCCACGCCCTATCCCTGGACAAGCTAGGCAAGCTGCAATACTTGTGTATGAATGGGCGTGCTGGTGGGGTGGCGGGAGGCAGGAGAGCTCTAGCTCAAGATACTGGAATCCTAATATTTGCTTTCGTTTGAGGCAGGTTCTTTCTGGCCTCAAATTTTACTATCTGTAAAATACAGGCCGGTGAGAGAATGGATTGGACTGGCACTAGGGCCTCTGCCCATCAAGAGAGAATGTAGGAGCCTGAGGAATTGGGAAGACAGTCAGGCAGAAGACACATACCTTGAGCGTAGTGACAGGGGTTGGCTTTTGAGCTCGTAGACACTGTCGGGATCAAGGACGTTTTCTAATTCGATGTCAGCAACAATCCCCGATTCCGGAAGCAaagagttcagactgagggtggTGGGGAGGTAATGGTGGTGGTCAGTGATTGTATAAAAACCTCACTTTTCCCAAAAACAGGAAGAGCAAGACAGCGAAAGACACACTCGCACTCACCCCAGGAGGGAGGGGAATAGTGTTTCCCCTCACATTAGGCCACTTTGCCTGGTACCACAACCTTGAATTCCCTTGACTTTCCCCCTCCTCACTCTTTTGCTTTGTGTTACCCACAGCCCCTAATGATTCAAAATAAGAGTGCCAGGATCCCAACTCCTCACTCTAAGTATCACTTGTAGCAACCTGGGTTTgaggaaaatagaaatgaatttaGGAATGACAATTCACTTTGCAGGAGTCCTGACTTTGCATTCAGAATTCTCCCAGCCCCCACACTCCCTACTGTTTTCCTGGCAGTTGAAGGTGAGCCCATGGTGGTCCACATGCATACAGCACTGTAGGGGCATCCTTCAGCATAATAGTTCATTGCAACACAAACTGATGCATCACAAAGAGAACTGGGGTTCATGATTCACTTTACTGAAGGATCCGCCACTTTGCAAATGAGTTTTACcggtccccgccccccacctcaGCCAGAGTTCATGGGATGCCAAGGCATATCcaaatacaaaatggaaataccaaaggCTCCTCTCATTCCAACAATCTGGATTTTAAAAAGGGAGAATTTGGGTGGATGATACACCTAtacaagcatttttttcttggccGGATGATTGCACTCTCTCCCGCTTTCTGAATggatcaaaacacacacacatctccaaTACCAACACCCACTGACAACAGTACACACTTCCCTTTCAACTATTCCCACTACTGTGATGATCTAGGTTGTTATAAAGGCACTAAAAGATGGTAAATCGATACACAGAAAGGCTCCTGCTCAGCACTCCATGCTGGGTACAAGACCCTAGTGTGCAGGGAGTATTAACATGAATGAGGATGGATATGCATTCTGCATCCTTGAATTTGGTCAAAGAGTTTGAATCCTGAGAGATTGCAGGTGCCTTCACTTGACAAGAATTCTCTCCCCTCCTCAAGGATCTGTCTGCCTTCCATTCCTCAACCTTAGCTGGGAACCTAATGTCACCCAGGAAGTCGGGAAGAGGAAGCTGGGGGGAAGCCGCTGAGATCAGCACAATACCAGGCAGAAATCAGGCAAAGCCCTCACTCGTGCTCACACACCCACTGGACAGAAGTTGGTAGAGATGGGTGATGGGGTGGGCAGGGTATGGACAGAGGGCTGGGGCTTTCAAGTCTGTTGATGGAAGTGAGGATGAGAAGAGCCTAGAGAGGACCCGCCCAGGCAAGCAGGGATGGTGCAATTGGTGTTCATTCCAGCTCTAGGGACAGATTCAAGATTATCCTCAGGACCTGAGAGGGGGAGATAAAAAGAacacgtgcatgtgtgtggcGTGTGTAAGGGAAGGTGCAGGGTAAGCTGGCAAGATGAGAGGCTAAGGAGGGGGGTGGTAGCAGGAAAAAGACCCTCCTCCGGATTCCCAAACAAGGTCTGAGTCTTTCTCTATGCTAAGAGGGTAGCACTATCTGAGTCACCTCTGTCTCCCATTCAAGCCCTCATGAGGGGTGTGGAAAGGCGGCTTTTCCACTCTCCCTGGGTTCTGACACAGCTGGGTGGGTGAGCAGGTGTGAAGGGATTATTTTGGCCAAGTTTTGATGAATATTGCTTCTCTTGCGCACTCACAAGGCACATGTGAGATAACCCGAAATTCATCCCCACACAAGCCTCCAGCCACAAGCCACTGGGAGTCACCAAGCTCCCGACAGCATCTCTGTCTGCCAGGACCCCTCCTCTGGCACCGAGAAGAAGTCTCTTAAAATCTGTGACTCACCTACAGAGTGCCCTCTCAAAAATCACCCTCCTCATGCCTGACTCAAGGACCCTAAATTCTGCCTCAAATCAGAGTCTCAGTCCTCCACGTTCAGCTACCCTAGACCAGTTTCTCCACTCTGAAACACAATCTGCTCCTTTAGACCTAGTCAAGGGCCTCCCAAATCTGACCCAGGGCTCTCTTAATGCACTTCCACAACTCCTTTAAGCCTCAGTGCAAGCAGGCCACCGCCGGATTCCTTAGGTGCCCCTCCCCCTAAGACGGGCGCCCCGACGTCCTCAAAGCCTAGGCCGAGGGCCTCCAACTCCAGTCCGAGGCCCCTGCTTCCCTCAGATCAGGCCCCGGGGAAACCCAATCAGCGCTACCGGCC includes these proteins:
- the TFE3 gene encoding transcription factor E3 isoform X1; protein product: MSHEAEPARDGVEASAEGSRAVFLLLEERRPADSAQLLSLNSLLPESGIVADIELENVLDPDSVYELKSQPLSLRSSLPIPLQATPATPATHSASSSAGGSRTPVMSSSSSRVLLRQQLMRAQAQEQERRERREQAAASSFPSPAPASPAISVVGVSAGGHTLGRPPPAQVPREVLKVQTHLENPTRYHLQQARRQQVKQYLSTTLGPKLASQALTPPPGAASAQPLPAPETAHATGPTGSAPNSPMALLTIGSSSEKEIDDVIDEIISLESSYNDEMLSYLPGGTTGLQLPSTLPVSGNLLDVYSSQGVATPAITVSNSCPAELPNIKREISETEAKALLKERQKKDNHNLIERRRRFNINDRIKELGTLIPKSSDPEMRWNKGTILKASVDYIRKLQKEQQRSKDLESRQRSLEQANRSLQLRIQELELQAQIHGLPVPPTPGLLSLATNSASDSLKPEQLDVEEEGRPGTATFHTAGGPTQSVPHSQPQAPPSDALLDLHFPSDHLGDLGDPFHLGLEDILMEEEGGVVGALSGGALSPLRAASDPLLSSVSPAVSKASSRRSSFSMEDES